From a single Seriola aureovittata isolate HTS-2021-v1 ecotype China chromosome 18, ASM2101889v1, whole genome shotgun sequence genomic region:
- the prrc2b gene encoding protein PRRC2B isoform X2, protein MSDRLGQITKSKDGKSKYSSLSLFDKYKGKSIETQKNTVVPRHGLQSLGKVATARRMPPPAHLPSLKSENKGNDPNVIIVPKDGTGWANKQEQTDQKSSIASIPQLPELQPQLALQKSVSNLQKPSPVANQESTNTGGPKQWAQLNGKAVELDGSRASNRLQPFSHEEFPTLKAAGEQDRAGKERSGFDPSYGPGPSLRPQNVTSWREGGGRNLQPSSLTLGLPADPEGKLTALGETGTPPASSHPSSATGTTSSTVVTAQSPTVDPKEPSLRPAQPVRRTTVPTALQYQLHHTSTAVYHDMLPAFMCSKETREAPGTEHVPTTVAAPARFDSKPTFRQSYAKPELVNGDVRRENRFVRAPPRLSSQPIRRPGDRPLRPAIINPEDLKDLDELDNDCEDGWAGLHEEVDYSEKLKFSDDEEEHLPNDKNKMWVLGFRTEWERERENLRDCQSSLSSGEASYPQEGPEENYSYQHHHQEPPRKTNGRYLSTDTQAQQKNQGEPLADQEDHRQSQTQAPARAKYVSPELSEAVERARRRREEEERRAREERLAACAEKLKKLDEKFGKTERQMSRTEEGQKEGDGKEVPLSPNREQSKVHPENWQYSTKDGSEHPADNSPGHSYREEHGFSTYRGSEDDGQEPSSPSGDYNARHPSKPIPPRFQKQPQHHQQQQQQQQQQQQEQVYKMQHWQQSGHPASSGSSHGQRGYYPPHVLGFDPRWMMMPPFMDPRMTQGRSPVDYYPSAVHSSGMMKPLMHQEHLNSPGSDEGCHPNLHQERRAPSTEPYPMWNPDGYPLRSFTPPYQRQHESSDSGQADDRSDMACSQQDSYEERANECLTHPQDDLPHHAYQSRGPDRAHHDQGLLTTAQNHPQNHADNEYSKQDCRDKHLKDGPESHDETIDGSKENWKRDGGQKQDGGLNNTQNQWSEPSSSSSSSISQPSETSGRTLIRRTGPIKKPVLKALKVEDKENEKPKPEPEEKPVPYRLEKEVLTNVYDLKKDIQPASNRRAASPVVEKQPEERQRQSPAPTKTERPLSTHSDDSPKESTWDSGKSQSLRDSQENREPQAPRRNNWIFIDEEQAFGAVRGTGRGRSRGFREFSSRGGTRGGRGGDNIRGAYNNNNSSGIGAQRTGRGRAPTRDLVKVEEFQRGKPRRRNVSETLSEASEYEELPKRRRQKGSENGDGYTESGEVRKADRDSWRSNKVYTDDQTATDFKEKTKASRGFGGRTLPPRLNTTGGYSRSFGGSRDISTWRGRGPQFGSNGGSIQENGYGPGAETIYSRRLPVERETLKYNPKFTGSLMENGTEDREGEYYFDNENPDRQMLRRRRPPRQDKPPRFRRLRQEREPGSNQWTSDEYVNGDFANPWPGRSKGSGEDSWPSGHYSGGRSSQHGQVEEWETGSDNSDFGDWREKRGGSGGAATQGHGDIPSDSGHSEPGSGEKRELSKRSFSSQRPLVERQNRKGEPSLLEASKMTRTPDNPPTSSSNRSDSWQNGGTSCKRSPDESGPVYSIEQPEEREPSEPSGKKLDKELKPGPVKTDLAEPLSQYELSSYPIEGDAGGPVSNPDGYQDALSKKQRRPQEDERRRKDQGATVPVKNRTITSKIPPRFAKKQGSMSIEQPEEALSSNNLGTEIWETNSSALSVQSSGGDSWTKQVSYTGSEPNSEDSDAGPEQSKEQHKPGPIGNERSLKHRKGSEGVDRLEGGPITPVNGVDLHVDTVLPVPPIEFGVSAKDSDFSLPPGSTPVPVSNPVNKLQDALTTNTALNQSIPMLRSNHLQPGINLNPISFPSADLTLKMESARKAWENSQSLPEQGSPGGGASGAQPPCSVGSSSGVSYSSFGGVSMPPMPVASVAPSMSMQGNHIPPLYLDGHVFPSQPRLVPPTMTQQQTYQQAAAAQQIPISLHTSLQAQAQLGLRGGLPVSQSQEMFNSIPPFRSQVYMHPNLSQPSPMVLSGGAPLKGPYSAFPGMQPSDMVKPQSGSHYQPMNGSQQLVYDSQMNQGPGMGSSQLMDSQLIQVTMPLPGSQLRYGSAQQHLILPQSIQLQQGQNLSVGAPRRMLPPGSQPAVMTGSREGSQMEMKGFQFSDKPNHSPGISGGSYRPGSASPSGKPSGPGGPVGPLPTHFTQQVPPAQGSMVMHMRPPTTGPFPNPIQRPVMQVNKPVIIRSPPYPNPGRDPSHSTPPSAPEPPVKGPEDGMKNKTIREVRKAVGEGKTPSGGMTSKLQEPLPSTGQAKPARTGAIKPQAVKVEEGKA, encoded by the exons ATGTCCGATCGTTTGGGGCAAATAACCAAGTCCAAGGATGGGAAAAGCAAGTATTCCTCACTCAGCCTATTTGACAAGTACAAGGGGAAATCAATAGAAACTCAGAAAAACACAG TAGTTCCGCGACATGGCTTGCAGAGTCTTGGCAAAGTGGCCACAGCCCGGCGCATGCCcccacctgctcacctgccGAGCTTGAAGTCTGAAAACAAAGGAAACGATCCCAACGTGATTATTGTGCCCAAAGACGGTACAGGATGGGCGAACAAGCAGGAACAAACCGATCAAAAGAG TTCTATTGCATCAATACCACAGCTGCCGGAGTTGCAGCCGCAGCTGGCTTTACAGAAATCTGTCTCCAATCTTCAGAAGCCCTCACCGGTAGCCAACCaggag agcacaaacacaggtGGACCAAAGCAATGGGCCCAGCTAAATGGAAAGGCAGTAGAGCTAGATG GTTCAAGGGCCTCAAACCGACTTCAGCCCTTCTCTCACGAGGAATTTCCCACGCTGAAGGCAGCTGGAGAACAGGACAGGGCTGGCAAGGAAAGAAGCGGCTTCGATCCGTCGTATGGGCCAGGACCAAGCCTCCGCCCCCAGA ATGTGACGAGCTGGAGGGAAGGTGGTGGCAGGAACCTTCAGCCCTCGTCCCTGACCCTCGGCCTGCCTGCAGATCCTGAGGGTAAGCTCACTGCCCTGGGTGAGACTGGCACCCCTCCAGCCTCATCTCACCCCTCCTCTGCCACCGGCACCACCTCTTCAACTGTAGTGACGGCTCAGTCACCAACTGTTGACCCCAAGGAGCCTTCCCTACGACCCGCCCAGCCTGTCCGCAGAACAACCGTCCCTACTGCCTTGCAGTACCAGCTTCACCACACTTCAACTGCTGTCTACCATGACATGTTGCCCGCATTT ATGTGCTCTAAAGAGACACGTGAAGCCCCAGGTACAGAACATGTCCCTACCACCGTAGCAGCCCCGGCCCGATTTGACAGCAAACCCACTTTTAGACAGAGCTATGCCAAACCCGAACTTGTCAA TGGTGATGTGAGAAGAGAGAACCGCTTTGTGCGCGCTCCACCTCGACTCTCCTCTCAGCCTATCCGCAGGCCTGGTGACAGACCACTACGCCCAGCCATCATTAATCCAGAAGACCTAAAGGATCTGGATGAGCTTGACAATGACTGTGAGGATGGATGGGCTG GACTCCATGAGGAAGTTGATTATAGCGAGAAACTCAAgttcagtgatgatgaagaagaacaCTTGCCCAATGATAAAAACAAGATGTG GGTTCTTGGTTTCAGGACTGaatgggagagggagagagagaacctgCGTGACTGCCAGTCCTCCCTAAGTTCAGGTGAGGCGTCTTACCCCCAGGAGGGCCCTGAAGAGAATTATTCCtaccaacatcatcatcaagaGCCTCCCAGGAAGACCAACGGCAGATATCTCTCAACGGACACCCAG GCCCAGCAGAAAAACCAAGGTGAGCCACTGGCTGACCAGGAAGATCACCGTCAGTCGCAGACTCAGGCTCCTGCTAGGGCAAAGTATGTGTCACCCGAGTTGTCAGAGGCTGTTGAGAGAGCCCGCAGGCGccgggaggaggaagagaggcgTGCGCGTGAGGAACGCCTGGCTGCCTGTGCTGAAAAGCTCAAAAAGCTGGACGAGAAGTTTGGGAAGACTGAAAGGCAGATGTCAAGGACAGAGGAGGGCCAGAAAGAGGGAGATGGCAAAGAAGTCCCACTGTCCCCAAACAGGGAACAAAGTAAAGTCCACCCTGAGAACTGGCAATACAGCACAAAAG ATGGAAGTGAACATCCTGCAGACAACTCTCCTGGCCATAGTTACCGTGAGGAACATGGCTTTTCTACCTACCGCGGCAGCGAAGATGATGGACAGGagccctcctccccctcaggaGACTACAATGCACGTCATCCCTCCAAACCCATCCCACCTCGTTTTCAAAAGCAGccacagcaccaccagcagcagcagcagcagcagcaacagcagcagcag GAACAAGTATACAAGATGCAGCATTGGCAGCAGTCTGGTCACCCTGCCTCGTCTGGCTCAAGTCATGGACAGCGAGGCTACTATCCCCCGCATGTCCTTGGGTTTGACCCTCGCTGGATGATGATGCCGCCCTTCATGGATCCCCGCATGACCCAAGGACGATCTCCTGTGGACTACTACCCTAGTGCTGTCCACTCTTCAG GAATGATGAAACCCTTGATGCATCAAGAACACTTGAACAGTCCTGGTTCTGATGAGGGCTGCCATCCCAACCTGCACCAGGAGAGAAGAGCCCCTTCAACTGAGCCATACCCTATGTGGAACCCAGATGGCTACCCCTTGCGCAGTTTCACTCCACCTTACCAGAGACAGCATGAAAGCTCAGATAGTGGCCAGGCAGATGACAG AAGTGATATGGCCTGCTCTCAACAGGACTCCTATGAAGAGAGGGCCAATGAGTGCTTGACCCACCCTCAAGATGATCTCCCCCATCATGCTTACCAGAGCCGAGGCCCAGACAGAGCACATCATGACCAAGGTTTGCTGACTACTGCTCAGAACCACCCCCAGAATCATGCTGATAATGAATACTCAAAACAAGACTGTagagacaaacatctgaaagatGGCCCTGAATCTCATGATGAGACCATAGATGGCTCCAAGGAAAATTGGAAAAGAGATGGAGGCCAGAAACAAGATGGAGGACTTAACAATACTCAAAACCAGTGGTCTGAACCCAGTtccagtagtagtagtagtatcagcCAGCCATCTGAGACCAGTGGGCGTACCTTGATTCGCAGAACTGGGCCCATCAAGAAACCAGTTCTCAAGGCACTCAAAGTGGAAGACAAGGAGAATGAGAAGCCTAAACCTGAGCCTGAGGAGAAGCCCGTCCCCTACCGCCTGGAGAAAGAAGTTCTCACTAATGTTTATGATTTGAAGAAAGATATCCAGCCTGCCAGTAACAGGCGTGCAGCCTCACCTGTTGTTGAGAAACAACCAGAAGAGAGGCAGCGTCAGTCACCAGCTCCCACCAAAACAGAGAGGCCTTTGAGCACCCACAGTGATGACTCTCCCAAGGAGAGCACCTGGGACAGTGGCAAGAGCCAGTCACTTAGAGATAGCCAAGAAAACCGGGAGCCCCAGGCACCACGGCGCAATAACTGGATCTTTATTGATGAAGAACAGGCCTTTGGTGCAGTCAGGGGAACAGGAAGAGGCCGCAGTCGAGGCTTCAGGGAATTCAGCTCTAGAGGTGGAACCCGTGGTGGCAGAGGTGGAGACAATATCAGAGGAgcttataacaataataacagcagTGGCATTGGCGCTCAGCGGACAGGCAGAGGCCGAGCACCAACTAGGGACCTTGTCAAGGTGGAGGAGTTCCAGAGGGGCAAGCCCCGGAGACGAAATGTCAGCGAGACCTTGAGTGAAGCCTCTGAGTATGAGGAACTGCCCAAGAGGCGCCGCCAGAAGGGATCTGAAAATGGAGATGGTTACACAGAGTCTGGAGAGGTCCGTAAAGCAGACAGAGATTCTTGGAGATCCAACAAAGTGTATACAGATGACCAGACAGCCACAGATTTCAAAGAAAAGACCAAGGCCAGCAGGGGTTTTGGGGGTCGCACATTGCCTCCCAGACTGAATACCACTGGAGGTTACAGTCGAAGCTTTGGAGGCTCCAGGGATATTTCCACATGGAGGGGCCGTGGGCCACAGTTTGGCAGCAATGGTGGTTCCATACAAGAAAATGGTTATGGTCCTGGAGCTGAAACTATTTATTCCCGTAGACTTCCTGTCGAACGTGAGACTCTCAAGTACAACCCTAAATTCACTGGCTCTTTGATGGAAAATGGCACAGAGGACCGAGAAGGAGAGTACTACTTTGACAACGAAAACCCTGACAGGCAGATGCTAAGGAGACGGCGTCCACCCCGTCAAGACAAGCCTCCACGCTTCCGTCGTCTACGACAAGAGCGCGAACCTGGTTCAAACCAGTGGACAAGTGACGAGTACGTAAATGGGGACTTTGCGAACCCATGGCCTGGTCGCTCCAAAGGCAGTGGGGAAGACAGCTGGCCTAGTGGCCACTATTCTGGTGGACGTTCTAGCCAGCATGGTCAGGTGGAGGAATGGGAGACAGGATCAGACAACAGTGACTTTGGTGACTGGAGAGAGAAGCGAGGTGGAAGTGGAGGCGCGGCTACACAGGGACATGGTGACATTCCCTCTGACTCAGGCCACAGTGAACCAGGCTCTGGCGAGAAAAGGGAACTTTCCAAGAGAAGCTTCTCCAGTCAGAGACCATTGGTAGAACGGCAGAACAGGAAAGGGGAGCCATCGCTGCTAGAAGCAAGCAAGATGACACGTACACCTGATAATCCCCCCACATCCTCCTCTAACAGGAGCGACAGTTGGCAGAATGGAGGGACTTCTTGTAAGAG GAGCCCAGATGAGTCCGGCCCAGTCTACAGCATAGAGCAGCCGGAGGAGAGGGAGCCCAGTGAGCCCTCAGGGAAGAAATTAGACAAGGAGCTGAAGCCAGGACCTGTCAAGACAGACTTAGCTGAACCTCTGTCCCAGTATGAACTCAGCAGTTACCCAA TCGAGGGGGACGCAGGGGGACCTGTTTCAAATCCAGATGGATACCAGGATGCCTTGTCCAAAAAGCAAAGACGCCCACAGGAAGatgagagaaggaggaaggatCAGGGAGCTACT GTGCCAGTGAAGAACAGGACAATCACATCCAAGATACCACCACGCTTTGCCAAAAAGCAGGGAAGCATGAGCATTGAGCAACCTGAGGAGGCACTTTCTTCCAACAACCTGGGAACTGAAATCTGGGAGACCAACAGCTCAG CTCTTTCAGTCCAGTCTTCAGGGGGAGACTCATGGACTAAACAGGTGTCTTACACTGGGAGCGAGCCCAACTCTGAG GATTCTGATGCTGGACCAGAGCAAAGCAAAGAACAGCACAAGCCAGGGCCCATCGGAAATGAACGCTCCCTGAAGCATCGCAAGGGCTCAGAGGGTGTTGATCGACTGGAAGGTGGCCCCATCACACCAGTCAATGGTGTGGACCTCCATGTGGACACTGTGCTGCCCGTGCCTCCTATTGAGTTTGGTGTCAGTGCCAAAGACTCTGATTTCAGCCTACCACCAGGCTCTACCCCAGTGCCAGTGTCAAATCCTGTCAACAAGCTTCAGGACGCACTTACCACCAAT aCTGCTCTCAATCAGAGTATCCCCATGCTGCGCTCCAACCACCTGCAGCCTGGCATTAACCTCAATCCCATCTCCTTCCCCAGTGCTGACCTCACTCTCAAG aTGGAATCAGCACGCAAGGCGTGGGAGAACTCCCAGTCCCTCCCTGAGCAGGGCTCTCCTGGCGGAGGTGCTTCAGGTGCTCAGCCTCCCTGCAGCGTTGGCTCATCCAGTGGTGTCAGCTACAGTTCTTTTGGAGGAGTGTCCATGCCTCCGATGCCTGTGGCATCCGTAGCACCCTCCATGTCCATGCAAg GAAATCATATTCCCCCATTGTATCTGGATGGCCATGTCTTTCCAAGCCAGCCACGCCTCGTGCCTCCCACCATGACCCAGCAGCAGACATACCAACAG GCGGCCGCAGCTCAGCAGATTCCCATCTCTTTGCACACGTCTcttcaggctcaggctcagttGGGGCTTCGAGGCGGTCTACCTGTCTCTCAGTCTCAAGAGATGTTCAACTCTATTCCCCCCTTCAG GTCCCAGGTTTACATGCACCCCAACCTGTCACAGCCCAGCCCCATGGTGCTGTCAGGTGGAGCCCCTCTCAAGGGGCCCTACTCGGCTTTCCCTGGCATGCAGCCCTCAGACATGGTCAAGCCACAGTCAGGCTCACACTACCAGCCAATGAATGGCAGCCAGCAACTAGTCTATGACAGCCAGATGAACCAGGGGCCTGGTATGGGGTCCTCCCAGTTAATGGACTCTCAACTCATCCAG GTGACCATGCCCCTACCTGGCTCTCAGCTGCGCTATGGCTCAGCTCAGCAGCATCTCATCCTCCCACAGTccatccagctgcagcagggacAGAACCTGTCAGTGGGAGCCCCGCGTCGAATGCTGCCGCCTGGCTCCCAGCCTGCTGTCATGACTGGCAGTCGAGAG GGCTCGCAAATGGAAATGAAAGGCTTCCAGTTCTCTGATAAGCCCAATCACTCCCCAGGCATATCTGGAGGATCCTACAG GCCTGGTTCTGCCAGCCCCAGTGGCAAGCCCTCTGGTCCTGGGGGCCCTGTAGGCCCCCTGCcaacacattttacacaacag GTCCCACCTGCTCAGGGCAGCATGGTGATGCACATGCGGCCCCCCACCACAGGCCCTTTCCCCAACCCCATCCAGAGACCAGTCATGCAGGTCAACAAGCCTGTCATCATCCGCTCCCCCCCTTACCCTAATCCCGGCCGTGACCCTTCCCACTCCACCCCTCCCTCGGCCCCCGAGCCCCCTGTCAAAGGGCCAGAGGATGGCATGAAG AATAAAACCATACGAGAAGTGCGCAAGGCAGTGGGTGAGGGCAAGACACCATCTGGGGGCATGACCAGCAAACTCCAGGAGCCCCTACCCTCTACAGGGCAAGCCAAACCAGCACGCACTGGAGCCATTAAACCCCAGGCGGTCAAAGTAGAGGAGGGCAAGGCATAA